One uncultured Tolumonas sp. DNA segment encodes these proteins:
- a CDS encoding rod-binding protein produces the protein MSAILQAAVQSPVDTLTLSSSKLGVDKLTDHQAALQFEGLVMTQMFQAMRKTIQPSGLFGDDSGSRSTYEYLLDQAVLEHAMTSGKGWGLADRLENSWKAAKPEGPA, from the coding sequence ATGAGCGCGATCCTGCAGGCCGCGGTCCAGTCGCCGGTGGACACCCTCACCCTGTCCTCGTCCAAGCTGGGAGTGGACAAGCTGACCGATCACCAGGCCGCCCTCCAGTTCGAGGGACTCGTGATGACCCAGATGTTCCAGGCCATGCGGAAGACCATCCAGCCGTCCGGGTTGTTCGGGGACGACTCGGGTTCCCGGTCCACCTATGAATATTTGCTTGACCAGGCGGTACTTGAACATGCGATGACTTCAGGAAAGGGCTGGGGGCTGGCGGACAGGTTGGAAAATTCATGGAAAGCGGCAAAACCCGAAGGGCCAGCGTAA